A genomic stretch from Achromobacter spanius includes:
- a CDS encoding thiolase family protein, whose amino-acid sequence MLDRRHAYLLAAVTTRFGRHEGRSALDLMAEAANGALAQAGVRRADIDGVLCGYATTYPHLMLATLLSEKLGLEPHYAHGMQMGGATGAAMVMLARELVRSGRCRRLLVVAGENRLTGQAVDASIQTLAQVGEADTEVPNGASVPAYYALLASRYMHQTGTRRQDLAELAVLMRRHATGHACSHLVEPISVEQVMASRPIATPLHLLDCCPISDGAVALVVSADGGPVRVSGAGQAHRHQHLSALRDILDTGAARAWRHARIDAGIEPGQVDYLGIYDSFTITLAMLLEELGYAPRGRAAQRVRRGDFDAAGPLPLNTHGGLLSFGHSGVAGGMAHVAEAWTQLAGHGGPRQAGRRRCALVHADGGVLSAHVSLVLQAEDA is encoded by the coding sequence ATGCTTGATCGCCGCCACGCCTACTTGCTTGCCGCCGTCACCACGCGCTTCGGCCGCCATGAAGGGCGTTCGGCCCTGGACCTGATGGCCGAGGCCGCCAATGGCGCGCTGGCGCAAGCCGGCGTGCGGCGCGCCGATATCGACGGCGTGCTGTGCGGCTATGCCACCACCTACCCGCATTTGATGCTGGCCACGCTGCTCAGCGAAAAACTGGGCCTGGAGCCCCACTACGCCCATGGCATGCAGATGGGTGGCGCGACCGGCGCGGCCATGGTCATGCTGGCCCGCGAGCTGGTGCGCTCTGGCCGCTGCCGCCGCCTGTTGGTGGTGGCCGGCGAGAACCGGTTGACGGGGCAAGCGGTCGACGCGTCGATCCAGACCTTGGCGCAGGTCGGTGAAGCCGACACGGAGGTGCCCAACGGCGCCTCGGTGCCCGCCTACTACGCCCTGCTGGCGTCCCGCTACATGCATCAAACCGGCACCCGCCGCCAAGACCTGGCCGAGCTTGCCGTGCTGATGCGGCGCCACGCCACCGGCCACGCCTGTTCGCACCTGGTAGAGCCCATCAGCGTGGAACAGGTGATGGCGTCGCGTCCCATCGCCACGCCGCTGCATCTGCTGGACTGCTGCCCGATCTCGGACGGTGCGGTGGCCCTGGTCGTCAGCGCCGACGGCGGGCCGGTACGCGTCAGCGGCGCGGGGCAGGCGCATCGGCACCAGCACCTGTCGGCGCTGCGCGACATCCTGGACACCGGCGCCGCGCGCGCCTGGCGGCACGCGCGCATCGATGCCGGCATCGAGCCCGGCCAGGTCGATTACCTGGGCATCTACGATTCCTTCACCATCACGCTGGCCATGCTGCTTGAAGAGTTGGGCTACGCGCCGCGCGGTCGGGCCGCGCAACGGGTGCGGCGCGGCGATTTCGACGCCGCTGGCCCGCTGCCGCTCAATACGCATGGCGGACTGCTGTCCTTCGGGCATTCCGGCGTGGCCGGCGGCATGGCGCATGTTGCCGAGGCCTGGACCCAACTGGCGGGTCATGGTGGGCCGCGTCAGGCGGGCAGGCGGCGCTGTGCGTTGGTGCATGCCGATGGCGGGGTGCTATCGGCCCACGTCAGCCTGGTGCTGCAAGCGGAGGACGCCTGA
- a CDS encoding Zn-ribbon domain-containing OB-fold protein: MSAHDPLELQRCEDCGAWWALRPYACAACGGTSLQWRHSGGLGVVLARTDVHRAPDEFWRRHVPYTLVLVRLEEGAVLMGHADTSVAIGQEVVGRAMSIDGRALLGFEARRPP; the protein is encoded by the coding sequence ATGAGCGCGCACGACCCGTTGGAATTGCAGCGCTGCGAAGATTGCGGCGCCTGGTGGGCCTTGCGCCCCTATGCCTGCGCGGCCTGCGGTGGCACGTCCTTGCAGTGGCGCCACAGCGGCGGGTTGGGCGTGGTGCTGGCGCGCACCGACGTGCATCGCGCGCCCGACGAATTCTGGCGTCGGCATGTGCCCTACACGCTGGTTCTGGTGCGCCTTGAAGAAGGCGCGGTACTGATGGGCCATGCTGACACCAGCGTGGCCATAGGCCAGGAAGTCGTGGGCCGCGCGATGAGCATCGACGGCCGCGCATTGCTGGGTTTCGAGGCGCGCCGGCCGCCTTGA
- a CDS encoding tripartite tricarboxylate transporter substrate binding protein: protein MRAIAAWRTALAVISLAAATAATAQDWPDKSITLVVPYPPGGPTDIVARVVAQGLGDELKQTIIVDNRSGAGGNIGADMVAKSTPDGYTLLMATTAHAINMSLFKNLNYDTRKSFAPLSLLTQGPLVIVARPDLPASNVRELIALAKATPDKLSFASSGNGQSTHLAAELFDAMAGVRMVHVPYRGSAPALTDVMGGQADVMFDTMLSSMPYVKGGKLKALAITGAKRSAAAPDVPTVAEAGLPGYEATAWNGLLAPAGTPDAVVQRLSASLHKVLERPDIKQKFAAQGFASAWMTPADTARFLDAEIGKWASVVKTSGATVN, encoded by the coding sequence ATGCGCGCAATCGCAGCATGGCGCACGGCCCTGGCCGTGATTTCCCTGGCGGCGGCCACCGCCGCGACCGCTCAGGACTGGCCAGACAAGTCCATCACCCTCGTCGTTCCCTACCCTCCGGGAGGCCCCACCGACATCGTGGCCCGCGTCGTGGCGCAGGGCCTGGGCGATGAGCTCAAGCAAACCATCATCGTCGACAACCGTTCCGGCGCCGGCGGCAACATCGGCGCCGACATGGTCGCCAAAAGTACGCCCGACGGCTACACGCTGCTGATGGCGACGACCGCCCACGCCATCAATATGTCGCTGTTCAAGAACTTGAACTACGACACGCGCAAGAGCTTCGCGCCGCTGTCGTTGTTGACGCAAGGGCCGTTGGTGATCGTCGCCCGGCCGGACTTGCCCGCCTCCAATGTGCGCGAGCTGATTGCGCTGGCCAAGGCCACGCCCGACAAGCTCAGCTTCGCCTCGTCCGGCAACGGTCAGTCCACCCACCTGGCGGCCGAACTGTTCGACGCCATGGCCGGCGTGCGCATGGTGCATGTGCCGTACCGGGGCAGCGCGCCCGCGCTGACCGATGTCATGGGCGGACAGGCCGACGTCATGTTCGACACGATGCTGTCGTCGATGCCCTATGTGAAGGGCGGCAAGCTGAAGGCGCTGGCCATTACGGGGGCAAAGCGCTCGGCTGCCGCGCCGGATGTCCCGACGGTGGCCGAGGCCGGGCTGCCGGGTTATGAAGCCACCGCCTGGAATGGCCTGCTGGCGCCCGCCGGCACGCCCGACGCGGTGGTGCAGCGGCTTAGCGCCTCGTTGCACAAGGTGTTGGAACGTCCCGATATCAAGCAAAAGTTTGCGGCGCAGGGCTTCGCTTCCGCC